The genomic stretch GCTACCCCCGGGCTTACTTGGTGCTCGCGGCCACCCTCTCCGCCGACCTCGGCGTGCCTGTCTGATCCGGGTTTGCGCCGACTGGTCACTTCCGCAGTCGGCACGGATGGCGTCCACCTCTCCGAAACGTTCCGGATCTCGGTCGATGAGCTGAGCACGCGCCTTTGCGTGACCTTGATATCTTCGCCGTTCACTTGATCTTTGAGTTTGCGTCGTCCGACGTTTGTTGTGGCCGTGTGATTAGTTTCGCAGTGCGAATGATTGCGCGTAGTGCAACGACAGGGCGATCCTGGGAGATCGACTTCGGTCTTCCGGCGAGGTCGTCCGGAGGTGCACGTGAACGGCACAGCGGTGCGACGTGCGCTGCGGGAGTTCGCTCTCGTAGCCGCGCTGTTCCTGGCCTACAAGATGGGCCGCCTGCTCGTCGACGGGCACGTCACCGAGGCGATGAACAACGCGTCGGCGATCTGGGACTTCGAACGGACCCTGCACCTGCCCAGCGAGGCCGGCCTGCAGATCTCCCTGCTCAGCCACGAGTGGTGGGTGCGGGCCGCCAACTACTTCTACGCGTACGTGCATTTCCCGGCGACGGCAGCCGCATTGATCTGGATGTACGTCCGTAAGCCCGAAACGTACCTGTGGATGCGCCGGACCTTGGCCACCCTGACAGCGTTCGCGCTGGTCATCCACGCTCTGTACCCCCTCGCCCCGCCGCGCATGCTGAGCGGCGTAGGCATCGTCGACACCGGCCGCCTGCTCGGCCCCTCCGTCTACGGCGCTCCCTCCAGCGACTCCCTCTCCAACCAGTACGCGGCCATGCCCTCCCTGCACGTCGGCTGGGCCGTGGTGGTGGCCCTCGCGCTGATCGGCACCACCGCGGGCTGGAAGCGCTGGCTGTGGCTGGCCCACCCCGCGATCACGCTGGTCGTCGTGGTCGTCACCGGCAACCACTACTGGCTCGACGCGATCGCCGTGCTCGGCCTGCTCGGTGTCGTCCACGCCCTGGTGCCCCGCCCTTCCGTCCTCTCCGTCCCGGCCCAGCGCCACCCCGCCCCCGTCACCGTCAGTCACCCAACCGGCGACCTCGACGGCCAACCCCAGCCGTAACCCCGTCGGCTCAGCTGTAGCCAGCCGTGTCCGTGGCCGGGCGGGCCAGCCTCGGCCGTAAGCGACCTGTCGGCTCAGCTGTGGCCCATGTCCGTGGCCCCGCGGGCCGACCCCAGCCGTAGCCGTGTCCGTGGCCCCCGCGGGCCAACCCCAGCCCTAGCGACCCTTTCGGCTGAGCTGTGCCATGCCCATGCCCCGCGGCCTCGCGGCCGAACCCC from Paractinoplanes brasiliensis encodes the following:
- a CDS encoding phosphatase PAP2 family protein, with translation MNGTAVRRALREFALVAALFLAYKMGRLLVDGHVTEAMNNASAIWDFERTLHLPSEAGLQISLLSHEWWVRAANYFYAYVHFPATAAALIWMYVRKPETYLWMRRTLATLTAFALVIHALYPLAPPRMLSGVGIVDTGRLLGPSVYGAPSSDSLSNQYAAMPSLHVGWAVVVALALIGTTAGWKRWLWLAHPAITLVVVVVTGNHYWLDAIAVLGLLGVVHALVPRPSVLSVPAQRHPAPVTVSHPTGDLDGQPQP